One Mercurialis annua linkage group LG3, ddMerAnnu1.2, whole genome shotgun sequence DNA window includes the following coding sequences:
- the LOC126673910 gene encoding uncharacterized protein LOC126673910 encodes MAGAALRLLVIFVGISHLLCLNAIPITRLGRIMHEPQVVPVLETTNIEEHRNNLEGSMKMELNDYPGSGANHRHTPWPSQLKSCADC; translated from the exons ATGGCCGGCGCTGCTCTACGATTACTAGTAATTTTTGTTGGGATTTCTCATCTTCTTTGCTTAAATGCTATCCCAATCACAA ggCTTGGGAGAATAATGCATGAACCTCAAGTTGTTCCAGTTTTAGAGACAACCAACATAGAAGAACATAGGAACAATCTCGAAGGAAGTATGAAGATGGAGCTAAACGATTATCCTGGATCGGGAGCGAATCATCGTCATACTCCGTGGCCATCGCAGCTGAAATCATGTGCTGATTGCTAA
- the LOC126673288 gene encoding geranylgeranyl diphosphate reductase, chloroplastic, translated as MTSSIVFKSFTGLRHSTTTTTAVESSKTPTTTISPLHHRTRRSLQISASKTSPKLQNRNLRVAVIGGGPAGGAAAETLAKGGIETYLFERKLDNCKPCGGAIPLCMVGEFDLPLDIIDRKVTKMKMISPSNIAVDIGQTLKPHEYIGMVRREVLDAYLRERAESNGAKVINGLFLKMDKPKGSATAPYVLHYNDYDGKVGGAGEKKSIEVDAVIGADGANSRVAKSIDAGDYDYAIAFQERIKIPDDKMVYYENLAEMYVGADVSPDFYGWVFPKSDHVAVGTGTVTHKGDIKKFQLATRNRAKDKILGGKIIRVEAHPIPEHPRPRRLKDRVALVGDAAGYVTKCSGEGIYFAAKSGRMCAEAIVEGSEYGKRMIDESDLRKYLEKWDKTYWPTYKVLDVLQKVFYRSDPAREAFVEMCADEYVQKMTFDSYLYKRVVPGNPLDDLKLAFNTIGSLVRANALTKEMKKMSV; from the exons ATGACTTCCTCAATTGTCTTCAAGTCCTTCACTGGACTCCGCCACTCCACCACCACAACCACCGCCGTCGAGTCTTCCAAAACACCCACCACCACCATTTCCCCTCTCCACCACCGTACCCGCCGCTCTCTCCAAATATCAGCCAGCAAAACCAGCCCCAAGCTCCAAAACCGCAATCTTCGCGTAGCCGTTATCGGTGGCGGCCCTGCTGGTGGCGCCGCCGCAGAAACACTCGCTAAAGGCGGCATAGAAACGTACCTCTTCGAGCGTAAGCTCGATAACTGCAAACCATGCGGTGGCGCCATTCCTCTCTGCATGGTGGGTGAATTTGACCTACCGTTAGATATCATCGACCGGAAAGTAACCAAAATGAAGATGATTTCGCCGTCAAATATAGCCGTTGATATAGGGCAAACTTTGAAACCTCATGAGTATATTGGGATGGTGAGAAGAGAGGTTCTTGATGCTTATTTAAGGGAGAGAGCTGAGAGCAATGGTGCTAAGGTTATTAATGGGCTGTTCTTGAAAATGGATAAGCCTAAAGGTAGTGCTACTGCGCCTTATGTTTTGCATTATAATGATTACGATGGCAAAGTTGGCGGCGCCGGAGAGAAGAAAAGTATTGAAGTTGATGCTGTTATTGGTGCTGATGGTGCTAATTCTCGTGTTGCTAAGTCTATTGATGCTGGTGATTATGATTATGCTATTGCCTTTCAG GAGAGAATCAAAATCCCAGATGATAAAATGGTGTACTATGAGAATTTAGCAGAAATGTATGTTGGTGCTGATGTTTCACCTGATTTTTACGGGTGGGTTTTCCCTAAAAGTGACCATGTTGCTGTCGGGACTGGGACAGTGACACACAAAGGGGACATCAAGAAATTCCAATTGGCTACAAGAAACAGAGCCAAGGACAAGATTCTCGGTGGTAAGATTATTCGAGTTGAAGCACATCCGATTCCAGAACACCCTAGGCCTCGCAGGTTAAAAGATAGAGTAGCATTAGTAGGCGACGCAGCTGGATATGTAACAAAATGTTCAGGCGAAGGCATCTATTTTGCGGCCAAGAGCGGAAGAATGTGCGCCGAGGCAATAGTTGAAGGGTCGGAGTACGGGAAAAGAATGATAGATGAGAGTGATTTGAGGAAGTATTTGGAGAAATGGGACAAGACGTATTGGCCGACATACAAGGTGTTGGATGTGTTGCAGAAGGTGTTTTACAGATCGGATCCTGCGAGAGAAGCGTTTGTGGAGATGTGCGCCGACGAGTACGTGCAGAAGATGACATTTGATAGCTATTTGTACAAGAGAGTTGTGCCTGGAAATCCTCTGGATGATTTGAAGTTGGCCTTTAATACTATTGGAAGCTTGGTGAGGGCTAATGCTCTTACAAaggaaatgaagaagatgagtgTATGA
- the LOC126671380 gene encoding GDSL esterase/lipase At1g74460, producing the protein MKYILGILLLLLGVTVDGKIVQFIFGDSLSDVGNNKYLSKSLAQASLPWYGIDFGNGLPNGRFTNGRTVADIIGDNMGLPRPPAFLDPSLTEDVILESGVNFASGGGGILNETGGFFIQRFSLNKQIELFKGTQQLIISRIGQEKAQKFFEEGRYVVALGSNDFINNYLMPLYSDSWNYNDKTFIEYLAQTLEGQLTTLHSLGARELMVFGLGPMGCIPLQRVLSTSGGCQDRTNKLALSFNQASAKLMENLTTKLANASFKFGDAYDVVNNVITNPNKYGFKNADSPCCSFGSIRPALTCIPASTLCKDRSKYVFWDEYHPTDGANALIANELIKKFGFLRVNDTNAPSPSPPADAPSSD; encoded by the exons ATGAAGTACATTCTCGGTATACTATTGTTATTATTAGGAGTTACAGTTGACGGCAAGATTGTGCAATTTATTTTCGGGGATTCGTTATCGGACGTCGGTAACAACAAGTACTTGTCTAAGAGTCTTGCTCAGGCCAGTCTGCCTTGGTATGGTATTGATTTTGGCAATGGACTGCCTAACGGAAGGTTTACTAATGGTCGTACGGTTGCTGATATTATAG GTGATAATATGGGCTTACCGAGACCGCCGGCTTTTCTTGATCCGTCTCTAACAGAAGATGTGATATTGGAGAGTGGTGTAAATTTTGCTTCTGGGGGAGGTGGTATCTTGAATGAAACTGGCGGCTTCTTT ATTCAAAGGTTTTCATTAAATAAGCAAATAGAGTTATTTAAAGGCACACAACAACTTATTATCAGCAGAATCGGGCAAGAAAAAGCACAGAAATTCTTTGAAGAAGGCAGATACGTGGTCGCATTAGGAAGTAACGACTTCATTAACAATTATTTAATGCCGCTTTACAGTGATTCATGGAATTACAATGATAAAACTTTCATTGAGTACTTAGCGCAAACACTTGAAGGACAACTTACA ACATTGCATAGCTTAGGGGCAAGGGAGCTGATGGTATTTGGGCTAGGCCCAATGGGCTGTATTCCTCTCCAAAGGGTCCTAAGTACATCTGGGGGCTGTCAAGATCGAACAAATAAACTAGCACTTAGCTTTAATCAAGCTTCAGCCAAGCTAATGGAAAATCTAACCACGAAGCTTGCTAATGCAAGCTTCAAATTTGGAGATGCTTATGATGTTGTCAATAATGTGATCACCAATCCTAACAAATATG GGTTCAAAAACGCGGATTCGCCATGTTGCTCATTTGGAAGCATACGACCAGCCCTCACATGTATTCCAGCATCAACATTGTGCAAAGACAGAAGCAAATATGTGTTTTGGGATGAATATCACCCAACAGACGGTGCAAATGCTTTGATTGCAAATGAGCTCATCAAGAAATTTGGATTTTTAAGAGTAAATGATACAAATGCACCATCTCCTTCACCACCAGCTGATGCCCCATCCTCAGATTGA